A genomic segment from Ptychodera flava strain L36383 chromosome 23 unlocalized genomic scaffold, AS_Pfla_20210202 Scaffold_23__1_contigs__length_28996876_pilon, whole genome shotgun sequence encodes:
- the LOC139124240 gene encoding metal cation symporter ZIP14-like isoform X1 translates to MYRRSPITFAIMASLYVLCLLLVSVRSSASAATVLKVSDATLADNGALTGQSPLPVPEEFLNLLIEKYGSDGTLSVREFGNLLGSLNSRGAKPETNSAYGNEEGRKHDDDVIGRKKPIQEQETTKCYSTSEIMLIHNLEPNTDIDPTKISEMCPSILQQIGIGCSVESNGDGSTVSDNAAFTGNNNDLNINNGVTDTEDGRVEEDDLLFERVWLQRAARSADDHHDHGHGHGHDEGDNTTNLTPPSKAETWGYGFLCVTIISCCSLVGAFVIPLMKKKIFQNLLMFLICLAVGSLSGGALMHLIPEATGNHPDLTGRLKSLTVLGGIYLFFLTEKFMKMVMNRRKKSSARKTEGNNPVYSTDVLSMHSVTAKDDHPGRGKIVDPVIEASAHRNYAYQGDDDSSPVVSNGPQGTQVSPQKAKVSGVNAGNNNVDVKSEHNDHVHGHKGCAHTELATDKSIASVAYMIILGDGLHNFIDGLAIGAAFSVAVVRGISICIAIVCEELPHELGDFAILLNAGMPLKRALLFNFLSACMCYLGLVFGILLSELVQGASWIFAIAGGMFLYISLVDMLPEINTAEEKEGKKSVRALMTTFILQNLGLLTGWCVMFVLGVYEHDLNNLLQ, encoded by the exons ATGTACAGAAGATCGCCAATCACCTTTGCAATCATGGCTTCGCTTTATGTGCTGTGTCTACTGCTGGTTTCTGTACGCTCATCGGCGTCGGCAGCCACCGTCCTGAAAGTCAGTGACGCTACCCTTGCTGACAACGGTGCGTTGACGGGACAAAGCCCACTCCCCGTTCCGGAAGAGTTTCTAAACCTTTTGATTGAAAAATATGGAAGCGATGGTACGCTGTCCGTTCGGGAATTTGGGAATCTCTTAGGGAGTTTAAATTCAAGAGGGGCAAAACCGGAGACTAACAGCGCTTACGGTAACGAAGAGGGAAGGAAACACGACGATGACGTCATTGGGCGAAAGAAACCAATTCAAGAGCAAGAAACGACAAAG tgcTATTCTACTTCCGAAATTATGCTAATTCACAATCTGGAACCAAACACTGACATTGACCCAACCAAGATATCCGAGATGTGTCCCTCCATTCTGCAGCAGATAGGGATTGGCTGCAGCGTTGAAAGTAACGGCGACGGATCAACCGTGTCTGATAATGCCGCCTTTACTGGGAATAATAACgatttgaatatcaataatgGTGTCACTGACACTGAGGATGGACGTGTGGAGGAAGATGACCTGTtgtttgaaagagtatggttgcAGAGAGCTGCTAGAAGTGCCGATGATCACCATGATCATGGACATGGCCATGGCCACGACGAAGGAGACAATACAACAAATTTAACCCCTCCTTCAAAAGCGGAAA CGTGGGGCTACGGATTTCTATGTGTTACCATCATCAGCTGTTGTTCACTGGTAGGTGCATTCGTCATCCCCCTGATGAAGAAGAAAATCTTCCAAAATTTGCTGATGTTTTTGATCTGCCTTGCTGTTGGAAGTCTTTCAGGTGGCGCTTTAATGCATCTTATTCCAGAG GCAACTGGAAACCATCCTGACCTAACAGGGCGCCTGAAGAGTTTGACAGTACTTGGTGGCATATATCTCTTCTTCTTGACTGAAAAGTTTATGAAAATGGTGATGAATAGGAGGAAG AAAAGCTCTGCACGAAAGACTGAGGGAAACAATCCGGTGTACTCGACAGACGTACTGAGCATGCATTCAGTTACAGCAAAGGATGATCACCCTGGAAGGGGCAAAATTGTTGATCCCGTCATTGAGGCATCAGCACATCGCAATTACGCCTACCAAGGCGATGACGACTCCTCGCCAGTTGTTAGCAACGGACCCCAGGGCACGCAAGTGTCACCACAG AAAGCGAAAGTCTCTGGGGTAAACGCTGGGAATAACAATGTCGATGTCAAATCCGAACACAATGACCATGTCCATGGACACAAGGGATGTGCTCATACAGAACTTGCAACTGACAAAAGCATTGCCTCCGTAGCATATATGATTATCCTTGGAGATGGTCTGCATAACTTCATCGACGGACTTGCCATTGGTGCAGCGTTCTCTGTCGCCGTTGTACGAGGCATCAGCATATGCATTGCCATTGTTTGCGAAGAACTCCCTCACGAACTAG gagattttgccattttgttgaaCGCTGGAATGCCATTGAAGAGAGCCCTGCTCTTCAACTTCCTCTCAGCCTGTATGTGCTATTTGGGTCTGGTGTTTGGAATTTTGTTATCTGAGCTCGTACAGGGTGCATCGTGGATATTTGCCATCGCTGGAGGGATGTTTCTCTACATATCCCTTGTCGATATG TTACCTGAAATTAACACGGCTGAGGAGAAAGAAGGCAAAAAATCTGTTCGTGCACTGATGACAACCTTCATCCTGCAGAACCTCGGTTTGTTGACAGGTTGGTGCGTAATGTTTGTCCTGGGTGTGTACGAGCACGATTTGAATAATTTGCTGCAGTAA
- the LOC139124240 gene encoding metal cation symporter ZIP14-like isoform X2, with translation MYRRSPITFAIMASLYVLCLLLVSVRSSASAATVLKVSDATLADNGALTGQSPLPVPEEFLNLLIEKYGSDGTLSVREFGNLLGSLNSRGAKPETNSAYGNEEGRKHDDDVIGRKKPIQEQETTKCYSTSEIMLIHNLEPNTDIDPTKISEMCPSILQQIGIGCSVESNGDGSTVSDNAAFTGNNNDLNINNGVTDTEDGRVEEDDLLFERVWLQRAARSADDHHDHGHGHGHDEGDNTTNLTPPSKAETWGYGFLCVTIISCCSLVGAFVIPLMKKKIFQNLLMFLICLAVGSLSGGALMHLIPEATGNHPDLTGRLKSLTVLGGIYLFFLTEKFMKMVMNRRKKAKVSGVNAGNNNVDVKSEHNDHVHGHKGCAHTELATDKSIASVAYMIILGDGLHNFIDGLAIGAAFSVAVVRGISICIAIVCEELPHELGDFAILLNAGMPLKRALLFNFLSACMCYLGLVFGILLSELVQGASWIFAIAGGMFLYISLVDMLPEINTAEEKEGKKSVRALMTTFILQNLGLLTGWCVMFVLGVYEHDLNNLLQ, from the exons ATGTACAGAAGATCGCCAATCACCTTTGCAATCATGGCTTCGCTTTATGTGCTGTGTCTACTGCTGGTTTCTGTACGCTCATCGGCGTCGGCAGCCACCGTCCTGAAAGTCAGTGACGCTACCCTTGCTGACAACGGTGCGTTGACGGGACAAAGCCCACTCCCCGTTCCGGAAGAGTTTCTAAACCTTTTGATTGAAAAATATGGAAGCGATGGTACGCTGTCCGTTCGGGAATTTGGGAATCTCTTAGGGAGTTTAAATTCAAGAGGGGCAAAACCGGAGACTAACAGCGCTTACGGTAACGAAGAGGGAAGGAAACACGACGATGACGTCATTGGGCGAAAGAAACCAATTCAAGAGCAAGAAACGACAAAG tgcTATTCTACTTCCGAAATTATGCTAATTCACAATCTGGAACCAAACACTGACATTGACCCAACCAAGATATCCGAGATGTGTCCCTCCATTCTGCAGCAGATAGGGATTGGCTGCAGCGTTGAAAGTAACGGCGACGGATCAACCGTGTCTGATAATGCCGCCTTTACTGGGAATAATAACgatttgaatatcaataatgGTGTCACTGACACTGAGGATGGACGTGTGGAGGAAGATGACCTGTtgtttgaaagagtatggttgcAGAGAGCTGCTAGAAGTGCCGATGATCACCATGATCATGGACATGGCCATGGCCACGACGAAGGAGACAATACAACAAATTTAACCCCTCCTTCAAAAGCGGAAA CGTGGGGCTACGGATTTCTATGTGTTACCATCATCAGCTGTTGTTCACTGGTAGGTGCATTCGTCATCCCCCTGATGAAGAAGAAAATCTTCCAAAATTTGCTGATGTTTTTGATCTGCCTTGCTGTTGGAAGTCTTTCAGGTGGCGCTTTAATGCATCTTATTCCAGAG GCAACTGGAAACCATCCTGACCTAACAGGGCGCCTGAAGAGTTTGACAGTACTTGGTGGCATATATCTCTTCTTCTTGACTGAAAAGTTTATGAAAATGGTGATGAATAGGAGGAAG AAAGCGAAAGTCTCTGGGGTAAACGCTGGGAATAACAATGTCGATGTCAAATCCGAACACAATGACCATGTCCATGGACACAAGGGATGTGCTCATACAGAACTTGCAACTGACAAAAGCATTGCCTCCGTAGCATATATGATTATCCTTGGAGATGGTCTGCATAACTTCATCGACGGACTTGCCATTGGTGCAGCGTTCTCTGTCGCCGTTGTACGAGGCATCAGCATATGCATTGCCATTGTTTGCGAAGAACTCCCTCACGAACTAG gagattttgccattttgttgaaCGCTGGAATGCCATTGAAGAGAGCCCTGCTCTTCAACTTCCTCTCAGCCTGTATGTGCTATTTGGGTCTGGTGTTTGGAATTTTGTTATCTGAGCTCGTACAGGGTGCATCGTGGATATTTGCCATCGCTGGAGGGATGTTTCTCTACATATCCCTTGTCGATATG TTACCTGAAATTAACACGGCTGAGGAGAAAGAAGGCAAAAAATCTGTTCGTGCACTGATGACAACCTTCATCCTGCAGAACCTCGGTTTGTTGACAGGTTGGTGCGTAATGTTTGTCCTGGGTGTGTACGAGCACGATTTGAATAATTTGCTGCAGTAA